One Thermus sp. CCB_US3_UF1 DNA window includes the following coding sequences:
- the lysX gene encoding lysine biosynthesis protein LysX — protein sequence MLAILYDRIRPDEKMLFERAEALGIPHKKVYAPALPMVLGEKPKELEGVTVALERCVSQSRGLAVARYLTALGIPVVNRPEVIETCGDKWATSVALERAGLPQPKTALLTEAGAALALMEAWGYPVVLKPVIGSWGRLLAKITDREAAEAILEHKEVLGGFQHQLLYLQEYVRKPGRDIRVFVVGERAIAAIYRRSGHWITNTARGGQAEACPLTEGIAELSVKAARAVGGGVVAIDLFESERGLLVNEVNHTMEFKNSVHTTGVDIPGEILRYAWEVARG from the coding sequence ATGCTGGCCATCCTCTACGACCGCATCCGCCCCGACGAGAAGATGCTCTTTGAACGGGCCGAGGCCCTGGGCATCCCCCACAAAAAGGTCTACGCCCCGGCCCTGCCCATGGTCTTGGGGGAAAAGCCCAAAGAGCTGGAGGGGGTCACGGTGGCCCTGGAGCGGTGCGTGAGCCAGTCCCGGGGCCTGGCGGTGGCCCGCTACCTTACCGCCTTGGGCATCCCCGTGGTCAACCGCCCCGAGGTGATCGAGACCTGCGGGGACAAGTGGGCCACCAGCGTGGCCCTGGAACGGGCGGGCCTGCCCCAGCCCAAGACGGCCCTCCTCACCGAGGCCGGGGCCGCCTTGGCCCTCATGGAAGCCTGGGGCTACCCCGTGGTCCTGAAGCCCGTGATCGGCAGCTGGGGGCGGCTTCTGGCCAAGATCACCGACCGGGAAGCGGCGGAGGCCATCCTGGAGCACAAGGAGGTCCTGGGGGGCTTCCAGCACCAGCTCCTCTACCTGCAGGAGTACGTGAGGAAACCCGGGCGGGACATCCGGGTTTTCGTGGTGGGGGAGAGGGCCATCGCCGCCATCTACCGCAGGAGCGGGCACTGGATCACCAACACCGCCCGGGGCGGCCAGGCGGAGGCCTGCCCCCTCACGGAAGGGATCGCCGAGCTTTCCGTGAAGGCGGCCCGGGCCGTGGGGGGTGGGGTGGTGGCCATTGACCTCTTTGAGTCCGAAAGGGGGCTTCTGGTCAACGAGGTGAACCACACCATGGAGTTCAAGAACTCCGTGCACACCACCGGGGTGGACATCCCCGGGGAGATCCTGCGCTACGCCTGGGAGGTGGCCCGTGGATAG
- a CDS encoding UbiX family flavin prenyltransferase, which produces MALPPRIVVGLSGASGMPYALDLLRTLEGQAEVHLVVSQGAKRVLWEEMGLHPKDLEALAQRVYRDTDLGAPIASGSFPTRGMVVVPCSATTLGKIAYGLADTLLTRAAYVHLKERRPLVLVPRETPLPLPTLKAMVQAAEAGAVVLPASPGFYHRPKEIGDLLGFITQRILDHLGLPVRRAPRWGEEALPGEE; this is translated from the coding sequence ATGGCGCTACCTCCCCGCATCGTGGTGGGCCTTTCCGGGGCGAGCGGCATGCCCTACGCCCTGGACCTCCTCAGGACCCTAGAGGGGCAGGCCGAGGTGCACCTGGTGGTGTCCCAAGGGGCCAAAAGGGTCCTGTGGGAGGAGATGGGCCTACACCCCAAGGACCTCGAGGCCCTGGCCCAGCGGGTCTACCGGGACACGGACCTGGGGGCTCCCATCGCCTCCGGCTCCTTCCCCACCCGGGGGATGGTGGTGGTGCCCTGCTCCGCCACCACCCTGGGCAAGATCGCCTACGGCCTGGCGGACACCCTCCTCACCCGGGCGGCCTACGTCCACCTCAAGGAGCGCCGCCCCCTGGTCCTGGTCCCCCGGGAAACCCCCCTGCCCCTTCCCACCCTCAAGGCCATGGTCCAGGCGGCGGAGGCCGGGGCGGTGGTCCTGCCGGCCAGCCCAGGGTTCTACCATCGCCCCAAGGAAATCGGGGATCTTTTGGGCTTCATCACCCAGCGCATCCTGGACCACCTGGGCCTTCCGGTCCGCCGGGCCCCCCGCTGGGGGGAGGAGGCCCTGCCCGGCGAGGAATGA
- the lysS gene encoding homocitrate synthase: MREWRIIDSTLREGEQFERANFTTQDKVLIAQALDEFGIEYIEVTTPMASPQSRKDAETLASLGLKAKVVTHIQTRLDAAEVAVETGVQGIDLLFGTSKYLRAAHGRDIPRIIEEAREVIQYIREKAPHVEVRFSAEDTFRSDEHDLLEIYGAIAPYVDRVGLADTVGIATPRQVYALVREVRRVVGPEVDIEFHGHNDTGCAIANAFEAIEAGATHVDTTVLGIGERNGITPLGGFLARMYTLQPEYVRGKYKLEMLPELDRMVARMVGVEIPFNNYITGETAFSHKAGMHLKAIYINPESYEPYPPEVFGVRRKLIIASKLTGRHAIRARAEELGLHYGEEELARITQHIKALADRGQLTLEELDRILREWITA, translated from the coding sequence ATGCGGGAATGGCGGATCATAGACTCCACGCTGCGGGAAGGGGAGCAGTTTGAGCGGGCCAACTTCACCACCCAGGACAAGGTCCTGATCGCCCAGGCCCTGGACGAGTTCGGGATTGAGTACATTGAGGTCACCACCCCCATGGCCTCCCCCCAGTCCCGCAAGGACGCGGAGACCCTGGCCTCCTTGGGCCTCAAGGCCAAGGTGGTGACCCACATCCAGACCCGCCTGGACGCGGCGGAGGTGGCGGTGGAGACCGGGGTGCAGGGGATTGACCTCCTCTTTGGCACCAGCAAGTACCTGCGGGCCGCCCATGGCCGGGACATCCCCCGGATCATTGAGGAGGCCCGGGAGGTGATCCAGTACATCCGCGAGAAGGCCCCCCACGTGGAGGTGCGCTTCTCCGCCGAGGATACCTTCCGCTCGGACGAGCACGACCTCTTGGAGATCTACGGGGCCATCGCCCCCTACGTGGACCGGGTGGGCCTGGCGGACACCGTGGGCATCGCCACCCCCCGGCAGGTCTACGCCCTGGTGCGGGAGGTGAGGCGGGTGGTTGGCCCCGAGGTGGACATCGAGTTCCACGGCCACAACGACACCGGCTGCGCCATCGCCAACGCCTTTGAGGCCATTGAGGCCGGGGCTACCCACGTGGACACCACGGTCTTGGGGATCGGCGAGCGGAACGGGATCACGCCCCTAGGGGGCTTCCTGGCCCGGATGTACACCCTGCAGCCCGAGTACGTGCGGGGCAAGTACAAGCTGGAGATGCTCCCCGAGCTGGACCGGATGGTGGCCAGGATGGTGGGGGTAGAGATCCCCTTCAACAACTACATCACCGGGGAGACGGCCTTCAGCCACAAGGCGGGGATGCACCTCAAGGCCATCTACATCAACCCCGAGTCCTACGAGCCCTACCCGCCGGAGGTCTTCGGGGTGAGGCGGAAGCTCATCATCGCCTCCAAGCTCACGGGCCGCCACGCCATCCGGGCCCGGGCCGAGGAGCTGGGCCTGCACTACGGGGAGGAGGAGCTGGCCCGCATCACCCAGCACATCAAGGCCCTGGCCGACCGGGGGCAGCTTACCCTCGAGGAGCTGGACCGGATCCTGAGGGAGTGGATCACCGCGTGA
- a CDS encoding isoprenyl transferase: protein MLRRLLSLSRPLYWLYERRLQEEVKGGPMPRHLGLILDGNRRFARALGLSPTKGHEFGVHKAYEVLEWCLELGITTVTVWVFSTDNFNRSPEEVEELMRLFVREAERMAEDHRILEHQVQVRVIGRREGFSPEVLKALERLEEGTRHHRGMVLNIAMGYGGREEIVDAVKRLLLEAEAQGLTPGQVAEALTPEAIAQRLYTAGLPDPDFIIRTSGEIRLSGFLLWQSAYSEFYFADVLWPEFRKIDFLRALRSYQARERRFGR from the coding sequence ATGCTCCGCCGCCTCCTCTCCCTTTCCCGCCCCCTTTACTGGCTCTATGAGCGGCGCCTCCAGGAGGAGGTGAAGGGGGGGCCCATGCCCCGGCACCTGGGCCTTATCCTGGACGGGAACCGCCGCTTCGCCCGGGCCCTGGGCCTTTCCCCCACCAAGGGGCACGAGTTTGGCGTGCACAAGGCCTACGAGGTCCTGGAGTGGTGTCTGGAGCTCGGCATCACCACGGTGACGGTCTGGGTCTTCTCCACCGACAACTTCAACCGCTCCCCGGAAGAGGTGGAGGAGCTCATGCGCCTCTTCGTGCGGGAGGCGGAGCGGATGGCCGAGGACCACCGCATCCTGGAGCACCAGGTGCAGGTGCGGGTCATTGGCCGGCGGGAGGGGTTTTCCCCGGAGGTGCTTAAGGCCTTGGAGCGCCTGGAGGAGGGGACCCGCCACCACCGGGGCATGGTCCTCAACATCGCCATGGGCTACGGGGGACGGGAGGAGATCGTGGACGCGGTGAAGCGGCTCCTCCTCGAGGCCGAGGCCCAGGGCCTCACCCCCGGCCAGGTGGCCGAGGCCCTGACCCCCGAGGCCATCGCCCAGCGCCTCTACACCGCCGGCCTGCCTGACCCTGACTTCATCATCCGCACCTCGGGGGAGATCCGGCTTTCCGGCTTCCTCCTCTGGCAGTCCGCCTACTCGGAGTTCTACTTCGCCGATGTCCTCTGGCCCGAGTTCCGGAAGATCGACTTCCTCAGGGCCCTGAGGAGCTACCAGGCCCGGGAGCGGCGGTTTGGCCGTTGA
- a CDS encoding 3-isopropylmalate dehydratase large subunit, which produces MGLTLAEKILSHKAGREVRAGELVVVEVDQVMVVDSIAGSFFKRLEYLEATPRYPERVSVVIDHVAPAANLEVAKAQKEIREWGRRHGIRVFDVGRGVCHQVLVEEGLAQPGWIVVGSDSHSTTYGAVGAFGTGMGATDIALAAASGRTWLRVPESVKVVFRGRLPQGVTAKDAALEMVRLLTAEGATYMAVEIHLLDGAEALTRGERMTLANLTVEAGAKAGLVVPSGEILETYRVPDWLYPDPDAHYVREVEIDLFALTPRVSVPFYVDNVHEVAAVKGKRVDQVFIGTCTNGRIEDLRAAAEVLKGRRVAPWVRLLVVPASSQVLEEAAKDGTLLTLLEAGATLGTPGCGPCMGRHMGVLAPGEVCVSTSNRNFRGRMGAPDAEIYLASPRVAAASAVAGYLTTPEDLEEVHA; this is translated from the coding sequence ATGGGCCTGACCTTGGCGGAAAAGATCCTTTCCCATAAGGCGGGAAGGGAGGTTCGGGCGGGGGAGCTGGTGGTGGTGGAGGTGGACCAGGTGATGGTGGTGGACTCCATCGCCGGGAGCTTCTTCAAGCGGCTGGAGTACCTGGAGGCCACCCCCCGGTACCCGGAGCGGGTTTCCGTCGTCATCGACCACGTGGCCCCCGCGGCCAACCTGGAGGTGGCCAAGGCCCAGAAGGAGATCCGGGAGTGGGGGAGGCGGCACGGGATCCGGGTCTTTGACGTGGGCCGGGGGGTGTGCCACCAGGTCCTGGTGGAGGAGGGCCTGGCCCAGCCCGGCTGGATCGTGGTGGGCTCGGACTCCCACTCCACCACCTACGGGGCGGTGGGGGCCTTCGGCACGGGGATGGGGGCCACGGACATCGCCCTGGCCGCGGCCAGCGGCCGCACCTGGCTAAGGGTGCCGGAAAGCGTAAAGGTGGTCTTCCGGGGCCGGCTTCCCCAGGGGGTTACGGCCAAGGATGCCGCCTTGGAGATGGTCCGCCTCCTCACCGCCGAGGGGGCCACCTACATGGCGGTGGAGATCCACCTCCTAGACGGGGCGGAGGCCCTAACCCGCGGGGAGCGCATGACCCTGGCCAACCTCACCGTGGAGGCGGGGGCCAAGGCGGGGCTCGTGGTCCCCTCGGGGGAGATCCTGGAGACCTACCGGGTGCCGGACTGGCTCTACCCCGATCCCGATGCCCACTACGTCCGGGAGGTGGAGATTGACCTTTTTGCCCTCACCCCCAGGGTTTCCGTGCCCTTTTACGTGGACAACGTCCACGAGGTGGCCGCGGTGAAGGGCAAGCGGGTGGACCAGGTCTTCATCGGCACCTGCACCAACGGGCGGATTGAGGACCTGCGCGCGGCGGCGGAGGTGCTTAAGGGAAGGCGGGTGGCCCCCTGGGTGCGGCTGCTGGTGGTGCCCGCCTCCAGCCAGGTGCTGGAGGAGGCGGCCAAGGACGGTACCCTCCTCACCCTCCTGGAGGCGGGGGCTACCCTCGGCACCCCGGGGTGCGGCCCCTGCATGGGGCGGCACATGGGGGTCCTGGCCCCGGGGGAGGTGTGCGTCTCCACCTCCAACCGCAACTTCCGCGGGCGGATGGGGGCCCCCGATGCGGAGATCTACCTGGCAAGCCCCCGGGTGGCGGCGGCCAGCGCCGTGGCCGGCTACCTGACCACCCCGGAGGATCTGGAGGAGGTCCATGCCTAG
- the rplL gene encoding 50S ribosomal protein L7/L12, translated as MALDIERIKEELSQATVLELKQLIDVLKETWGVTAAAPVAVAAAPAAAAAAAPVEEKTEFDVILKDAGAKKLEVIKELRAITGLGLKEAKDLAEKGGPIKEGIPKAEAEEIKKKLEAVGAVVELK; from the coding sequence ATGGCTTTGGACATTGAACGCATCAAGGAAGAGCTTTCTCAGGCGACGGTTCTGGAACTCAAGCAGCTCATCGACGTGCTTAAGGAGACCTGGGGTGTGACCGCCGCGGCCCCCGTGGCCGTGGCCGCGGCCCCTGCGGCTGCGGCTGCCGCGGCCCCCGTGGAGGAGAAGACCGAGTTTGACGTGATCCTCAAGGATGCGGGGGCCAAGAAGCTGGAGGTGATCAAGGAGCTCCGCGCCATCACCGGCCTGGGCCTCAAGGAGGCCAAGGACCTGGCCGAGAAGGGCGGCCCCATCAAGGAGGGGATCCCCAAGGCCGAGGCCGAGGAGATCAAGAAGAAGCTGGAGGCCGTGGGCGCGGTGGTGGAGCTGAAGTAA
- the rplA gene encoding 50S ribosomal protein L1, which yields MPKPGKRYRALLEKVDPNKVYSIDEAARLLKELATAKFDETVEVHAKLGIDPRKSDQNVRGTVSLPHGLGRQVRVLAIAKGEKIKEAEEAGADYVGGEEIIQKILDGWMDFDAVVATPDVMGAVGSKLGRILGPRGLLPNPKAGTVGFNIGEIIREIKAGRIEFRNDKTGAIHAPVGKASFPPEKIAENIRAFLKALEASKPEAAKGTFLRSVYVTTTMGPSLRINPHS from the coding sequence GCCTAAGCCGGGCAAGCGTTACCGGGCCCTCCTGGAGAAGGTGGACCCCAACAAGGTCTACTCCATTGACGAGGCGGCCAGGCTTCTCAAGGAGCTGGCCACGGCCAAGTTTGACGAGACCGTGGAGGTCCATGCCAAGCTGGGCATTGACCCCAGGAAGTCCGACCAGAACGTGCGGGGCACCGTTTCCCTTCCCCACGGCCTAGGCCGCCAGGTGCGCGTGCTGGCCATCGCCAAGGGGGAGAAGATCAAGGAGGCCGAGGAGGCGGGGGCCGACTACGTGGGCGGGGAGGAGATCATCCAGAAGATCCTGGATGGCTGGATGGACTTTGACGCCGTGGTGGCCACCCCCGACGTGATGGGGGCGGTGGGCTCCAAGCTGGGCCGGATCCTGGGTCCCAGGGGCCTCCTGCCCAACCCCAAGGCGGGCACGGTGGGCTTCAACATCGGGGAGATCATCCGGGAGATCAAGGCCGGGCGGATTGAGTTCCGCAACGACAAGACCGGGGCCATCCACGCCCCCGTGGGCAAGGCCAGCTTCCCCCCGGAGAAGATCGCCGAGAACATCCGCGCTTTCCTGAAGGCCCTCGAGGCCAGCAAGCCCGAGGCGGCCAAGGGTACTTTCCTGCGCTCGGTCTACGTGACCACCACCATGGGGCCGAGCCTGCGCATCAACCCCCATTCCTAA
- the rplJ gene encoding 50S ribosomal protein L10, with the protein MPNKRNVELLAALKENLEQARGSFFLVNYQGLSAKETHALRQALKEKGARLFVAKNTLIRIALKELGLPELDGLQGPSAVVFYQDPVAAAKALVDFSKKNPKGIPEAKGGLLQGQVLTAKDLVALAELPTMDELRAELLGVLQAPMAELVGVLGGVARELVGILEAYAEKKAA; encoded by the coding sequence GTGCCAAACAAGCGCAACGTTGAGCTTCTTGCCGCCCTCAAGGAGAACCTTGAGCAGGCCCGTGGCTCCTTCTTCCTGGTGAACTACCAGGGGCTTTCCGCCAAGGAAACCCACGCCCTGCGCCAGGCCCTTAAGGAGAAGGGGGCCCGGCTCTTTGTAGCCAAGAACACCCTGATCCGCATCGCCCTCAAGGAACTTGGCCTACCCGAGCTGGATGGCCTGCAGGGGCCCAGCGCCGTGGTCTTCTACCAGGACCCGGTGGCCGCGGCCAAGGCCCTGGTGGACTTCTCCAAGAAGAACCCCAAGGGCATCCCCGAGGCCAAGGGTGGACTCCTGCAGGGCCAGGTGCTCACGGCCAAGGACCTGGTGGCCCTGGCGGAGCTTCCCACCATGGACGAGCTCCGGGCGGAGCTTCTTGGGGTCCTGCAGGCGCCCATGGCAGAGCTTGTGGGGGTCCTGGGCGGCGTGGCCCGCGAACTGGTAGGCATCTTGGAAGCGTACGCGGAAAAGAAGGCGGCGTAG
- a CDS encoding acyl-CoA dehydrogenase family protein: MTLTQEQRLVLDTVRKVAREVLYPLAPEYDREGKYPWPQLRALAELGFLGMTTPEEWGGVGLDSVTWALALEEIAAADPSVAVILSVTSGLPQYMLLRFGTEAQKRRYLLPLARGEWIGAFCLTEPHAGSDAASLRTEARRVPGGYELHGVKSWITSAGQAHLYVVMARTERGIGAFLVEKGAKGLSFGLPEEKMGLHAAHTAEVRLEGVFVPQENLLGEEGRGLAYALAGLDSGRIGVAAQAVGIARGAYEIAKAYADQREQFGKKLREHQAIAFKLADMHVKIAAARALVLEAARKKDLGERFTLEASAAKLFASQVAVEVTREAVQVLGGYGYHRDYRVERYYRDAKVTEIYEGTSEIQRHIIARELYR; this comes from the coding sequence ATGACCCTGACCCAGGAGCAGCGGCTGGTTCTGGACACGGTGCGCAAGGTGGCCAGGGAGGTCCTCTACCCCCTGGCCCCGGAGTACGACCGGGAGGGCAAGTACCCGTGGCCCCAGCTTAGGGCCCTGGCGGAGCTGGGCTTTTTGGGCATGACCACCCCGGAGGAGTGGGGCGGTGTGGGCCTGGACTCCGTCACCTGGGCCCTGGCCCTGGAGGAGATCGCCGCCGCCGACCCCAGCGTGGCGGTGATCCTTTCCGTCACCAGCGGCCTGCCCCAGTACATGCTCCTCCGCTTCGGCACCGAGGCGCAAAAGCGGAGGTACCTCCTCCCCCTGGCCCGGGGGGAGTGGATCGGGGCCTTCTGCCTCACCGAGCCCCACGCGGGTTCCGACGCCGCGAGCCTCCGCACCGAGGCCCGCCGGGTGCCGGGGGGGTACGAGCTTCACGGGGTGAAGAGCTGGATCACTTCCGCGGGGCAGGCCCACCTCTACGTGGTCATGGCCCGCACGGAGCGGGGCATCGGCGCCTTCTTGGTGGAGAAGGGGGCTAAGGGGCTTTCCTTCGGCCTTCCTGAGGAGAAGATGGGCCTGCACGCGGCCCACACCGCTGAGGTCCGCCTCGAGGGGGTCTTCGTCCCCCAGGAGAACCTCCTGGGGGAGGAGGGGAGGGGCCTGGCCTACGCCCTGGCGGGGCTGGACTCGGGCCGCATCGGGGTGGCGGCCCAGGCGGTGGGGATCGCCCGCGGGGCCTACGAGATCGCCAAGGCCTACGCCGACCAGCGGGAGCAGTTTGGCAAGAAGCTCCGCGAGCACCAGGCCATCGCCTTCAAGCTGGCCGACATGCACGTGAAGATCGCCGCCGCCCGGGCCCTGGTCCTGGAGGCCGCGCGGAAGAAGGACCTGGGGGAGCGGTTCACCCTCGAGGCCAGCGCCGCCAAGCTCTTCGCCAGCCAGGTGGCGGTGGAGGTGACCCGGGAGGCGGTCCAGGTCCTGGGGGGGTACGGCTACCACCGGGACTACCGGGTGGAGCGGTACTACCGGGACGCCAAGGTGACGGAGATCTACGAGGGGACCTCGGAGATCCAGCGGCACATCATCGCCCGGGAGCTTTACCGCTAG
- a CDS encoding 3-isopropylmalate dehydratase small subunit (catalyzes the formation of homoisocitrate from cis-homoaconitate): MPRVWKFGDQINTDDILPGKYAPFMVGEDRFHQFAFAHLRPGFAQEVRPGDILVFGRNAGLGSSREYAPEALKRLGVRAVIAKSYARIFFRNLVNLGIVPFVSEEVVDALEDGDLVELDLERGVLVRGGERFALRPPPPFLLEALKEGSLLDYYKKHGRFPGE, from the coding sequence ATGCCTAGGGTTTGGAAGTTCGGCGACCAGATCAACACGGACGACATCCTGCCGGGGAAGTACGCCCCCTTCATGGTGGGGGAGGACCGCTTCCACCAGTTTGCCTTTGCCCACCTGCGCCCCGGGTTCGCCCAGGAGGTGCGCCCCGGGGACATCCTGGTCTTTGGCCGCAACGCGGGGCTGGGCTCCAGCCGGGAGTACGCCCCCGAGGCCCTGAAGCGCCTGGGCGTGCGGGCGGTGATCGCCAAGAGCTACGCCCGCATCTTCTTCCGCAACCTGGTGAACCTGGGCATCGTGCCCTTCGTTTCGGAGGAGGTGGTGGATGCGCTAGAGGACGGCGACCTGGTGGAGCTGGACCTGGAGCGGGGGGTGCTGGTGCGGGGCGGGGAGCGTTTCGCCCTCCGCCCCCCACCCCCCTTCCTCCTGGAGGCGCTCAAGGAGGGCTCCCTCCTGGACTACTACAAGAAGCACGGGCGCTTCCCGGGGGAGTAG
- the lysW gene encoding lysine biosynthesis protein LysW — MVATCPECGAELTLENPELGELLVCEDCGAELEVVGLDPLRLEAAPEEAEDWGE, encoded by the coding sequence ATGGTAGCCACTTGCCCGGAGTGCGGAGCGGAGTTGACCCTGGAAAACCCGGAGCTGGGAGAACTTCTGGTCTGCGAGGACTGCGGGGCGGAGCTGGAGGTGGTGGGGCTGGACCCCTTGCGCCTCGAGGCCGCCCCCGAGGAGGCGGAGGACTGGGGGGAGTGA